One window from the genome of Pseudanabaena yagii GIHE-NHR1 encodes:
- a CDS encoding DNA-binding protein, translating to MPLFEFTLKFSLPNSQIDPNAYIEKLYENGCDDALIGIGTKGYIALDFIREASSAYEAIYSAITDVKAVIPKSRLIEATTDCVSLT from the coding sequence ATGCCACTCTTTGAATTTACCTTAAAGTTTAGTCTCCCAAATTCTCAAATTGATCCTAATGCTTATATTGAGAAACTATATGAAAATGGCTGTGACGATGCCTTAATTGGTATTGGAACTAAGGGATATATTGCTCTTGATTTCATCCGTGAGGCATCATCAGCTTATGAGGCAATTTACAGTGCTATTACTGATGTAAAAGCAGTGATTCCCAAATCAAGGTTAATTGAAGCAACTACAGATTGTGTTAGTTTAACGTAA
- a CDS encoding PDDEXK family nuclease, whose amino-acid sequence MNYVIKIPKEIVEISFRNALSYPKITRGNFFSDIRKAFKAELETLFEKQGIIVNRNQSLGYTNFSKNSNLFNMSPITKVINSKKDILVKIDAVFCAGYGHDDYSLRAINYIDREMLALPSLLPFRAVENFSLGNIAILIENKNYQIAIETDEGINLAGYTYDISDRKRKSYICLLGIHFSKDIILNIFQESTIQCNHLPEILDEIRIDNSFFPVTFICRNCGKVLTCSCFEEYLNIKNGLTVRGIDITVKENICHLCTGDIPRQEYLCSPTPSAFLKRYMPYQYLFSLKKYRTFIFPTQKEYKEIENEVREAFNYPKIGEKWISETILYKMVQVLFPSLDVIHHYRGKELEGLEIDIWIPSLKIGIEYQGIQHFEIIEHWGGEDGLRKRKQNDQKKKELCKSLGYKLIEFRYDENLTEKRLQNKLKSILF is encoded by the coding sequence ATGAATTACGTTATTAAAATACCAAAAGAAATTGTAGAAATATCATTTCGCAATGCCTTATCATATCCTAAAATTACAAGGGGTAATTTTTTTAGTGATATTAGAAAAGCTTTTAAGGCAGAACTAGAAACATTATTTGAGAAACAAGGGATAATAGTAAATCGAAATCAATCGTTAGGATATACAAATTTTTCAAAGAATTCTAATTTGTTTAATATGTCTCCTATCACTAAAGTTATCAACAGCAAAAAAGATATTTTAGTAAAAATTGATGCGGTTTTTTGTGCTGGATATGGACATGATGACTATAGCCTACGAGCGATTAATTATATAGATAGGGAGATGCTTGCACTACCTTCACTTTTACCATTTCGAGCGGTTGAAAACTTTTCTCTGGGTAATATTGCAATACTAATTGAAAATAAAAATTATCAAATAGCTATCGAAACCGATGAAGGAATTAACTTAGCTGGATATACTTATGATATTTCCGATAGAAAAAGAAAATCCTATATATGTTTACTAGGAATTCACTTTAGCAAAGATATTATTTTAAATATTTTCCAAGAATCCACAATTCAGTGTAATCATCTGCCAGAAATCTTAGATGAGATTAGAATTGATAATTCTTTTTTCCCTGTCACCTTCATCTGTAGAAACTGCGGCAAGGTTTTAACATGTTCTTGTTTTGAAGAATATCTAAATATAAAAAATGGATTAACAGTAAGAGGTATAGATATAACAGTCAAGGAAAATATATGTCACTTATGTACTGGAGATATTCCAAGGCAAGAGTATTTATGCTCTCCTACTCCATCTGCTTTTCTAAAAAGATATATGCCTTATCAATACCTTTTCTCGTTAAAAAAATATAGAACATTTATTTTCCCAACGCAAAAAGAGTATAAAGAAATAGAAAATGAAGTTAGAGAAGCATTTAACTACCCAAAAATCGGAGAAAAATGGATCTCTGAAACTATTCTTTATAAGATGGTTCAAGTACTTTTTCCATCCTTAGATGTAATACATCATTACAGAGGTAAAGAGCTTGAAGGTTTAGAAATTGACATATGGATACCTAGTTTAAAGATTGGGATCGAGTATCAAGGGATTCAGCACTTTGAAATTATTGAACATTGGGGAGGAGAAGATGGTCTTAGAAAAAGAAAACAAAATGATCAAAAGAAGAAAGAACTTTGTAAGTCTCTTGGTTATAAGTTGATTGAATTTCGGTATGACGAAAATTTAACCGAAAAAAGGCTGCAAAATAAGTTGAAATCTATTCTGTTTTAA
- the rpsD gene encoding 30S ribosomal protein S4, which produces MSRYRGPRLRIVRRLGELPGLSRKQPKHAYPPGQHGQDRKKRSEYAVRLEEKQKLRFNYGLTETQLLRYVRRARRVKGSTGLVLLQLLEMRLDNTVFRLGLAPTIPAARQLVNHGHITINGKSVTIPSYGVRPGEVISVKDNEKSKKIVERNLEFPGLSNIPSHLEFDKAKMTGKVNGVVEREWVALQVNELLVIEYYSRQA; this is translated from the coding sequence ATGTCCCGTTATAGAGGTCCGCGCCTCAGAATCGTCAGAAGACTCGGAGAGCTTCCCGGTCTAAGTCGCAAACAACCTAAGCACGCATATCCACCCGGACAACATGGTCAAGATCGCAAAAAGCGTTCTGAGTATGCAGTGCGTCTCGAAGAAAAACAAAAATTACGTTTTAACTACGGTCTAACCGAAACTCAACTACTCCGCTATGTGCGTCGCGCTAGAAGAGTTAAGGGTTCTACAGGACTTGTATTGTTGCAATTGCTAGAAATGCGTTTAGACAATACCGTTTTTCGTTTGGGTTTAGCACCAACGATTCCTGCGGCTCGTCAGCTAGTAAATCATGGACATATCACCATCAATGGCAAGAGTGTCACCATTCCTAGCTATGGTGTTCGCCCTGGTGAAGTAATTAGCGTCAAAGACAACGAAAAATCGAAAAAGATCGTCGAGCGTAACCTCGAATTCCCCGGTCTATCTAACATTCCTAGCCATTTAGAATTTGACAAAGCAAAAATGACTGGTAAGGTCAATGGCGTTGTTGAACGTGAATGGGTGGCATTGCAAGTGAACGAACTGCTGGTTATTGAGTACTACTCACGCCAAGCTTAA
- a CDS encoding DUF3038 domain-containing protein, whose product MQLNISAPANLDLHVPKDFVRGCPRSVRMDIDHLLLAIEALDLEAVEVMLVLIEQLGLQKTIPSRVAFWRLRNTNPLRRNYQRASLSWDELKALVKIVCTLTKQLDTGLRFLISTQQQISEGKIEALGLQQNQAYLETYIDRFKSLYIGRMRSPSPLNNEEIRELALQLLTRLLLCSGVAGEYRLWHSLFDGAIA is encoded by the coding sequence ATGCAGTTAAATATTTCTGCTCCTGCAAACCTCGATTTACACGTTCCTAAAGACTTTGTTAGGGGTTGTCCCCGCAGTGTCCGTATGGATATTGATCATCTGCTTCTAGCGATCGAGGCGCTGGATTTAGAAGCAGTAGAAGTCATGCTCGTCTTAATTGAGCAGTTAGGTTTACAAAAGACGATTCCTAGTCGTGTCGCTTTTTGGCGACTGCGTAATACCAATCCATTGCGACGCAACTATCAGCGTGCAAGTCTTAGCTGGGATGAGCTAAAGGCTCTAGTAAAGATTGTTTGTACTTTGACTAAGCAGCTAGATACAGGTTTGCGCTTTTTGATTAGTACGCAGCAACAAATTAGTGAAGGCAAAATTGAGGCATTAGGGTTGCAGCAAAACCAAGCTTATTTAGAGACCTATATTGATCGCTTCAAGTCGTTATATATCGGTCGGATGCGATCGCCTTCGCCCCTAAATAATGAAGAAATCCGTGAATTAGCCCTACAACTACTAACGCGACTGTTGCTATGTAGTGGTGTCGCGGGTGAATATCGCCTATGGCATAGTCTGTTTGATGGAGCGATCGCCTAA
- a CDS encoding DUF4335 domain-containing protein, translating into MIQRSYSLPSCTLLIDGISTSGDTLSILSGFSCRFSHQSEAIEGGLDLLKALVKVVGAYAQALKSNTPLTIPEGQVRLEPEGKHLHLLSITANEANANTTQKIEIKLNTIQLFDLMESLDRLCCDSTTLPDLRLVTQISDYRAQAQLNSQAVPAIAGVISLAIAATVLYFVPTPKPETKPAQPVPTQTNPLPKVSTPPKPSASPESTSTPSSSTSPESSPTPTSSASPESSPTPSSSASPESSPTPTSSASPTSSSSPSSRNN; encoded by the coding sequence ATGATTCAACGCAGCTATAGTTTGCCAAGTTGTACTTTACTGATTGATGGCATTAGCACCTCTGGGGATACCCTATCCATCCTAAGCGGGTTTAGTTGTCGCTTTAGTCATCAGTCTGAAGCTATCGAAGGTGGTCTCGATCTTCTCAAAGCCTTAGTTAAAGTTGTGGGAGCCTATGCTCAAGCTTTAAAAAGCAATACTCCTTTGACAATTCCTGAAGGGCAGGTACGTCTGGAACCAGAGGGAAAACATCTGCATTTGCTATCGATTACTGCCAATGAAGCTAATGCTAATACCACCCAAAAGATTGAAATTAAACTAAATACAATTCAGCTTTTTGACTTGATGGAGAGTTTGGATCGTCTCTGTTGCGATTCGACAACTTTGCCAGATTTGCGTTTAGTAACTCAAATTTCTGACTATCGAGCGCAGGCTCAGTTAAATAGTCAAGCCGTACCAGCGATCGCTGGGGTGATCAGTTTAGCGATCGCGGCAACGGTTCTGTACTTTGTCCCCACACCGAAGCCAGAAACCAAGCCCGCGCAACCTGTACCCACCCAAACTAACCCCTTGCCGAAGGTGTCAACACCACCAAAACCTTCCGCCAGTCCTGAAAGTACATCAACTCCTAGCAGTTCGACAAGTCCTGAGAGTTCTCCAACTCCCACAAGCTCAGCAAGCCCTGAGAGTTCTCCAACTCCTAGCAGCTCAGCGAGTCCTGAAAGCTCCCCAACGCCTACTAGTTCGGCAAGTCCTACTAGTTCATCAAGTCCTAGCTCTAGAAACAATTAA
- a CDS encoding aspartate ammonia-lyase — translation MTRTERDSMGEMSLPDDVYYGIQTVRAIDNFKISGLKPLPTFVDACLLIKKATALVNAELGCIPVGMGMAIAAAADEILDGALRDQFVVDVYQAGAGTSHHMNINEVLANRALEILGDVKGNYQNVNPNDHVNYGQSTNDVIPTAIRIGALLALHHVLFPALANLNEQLRIKAIAFAGIVKSGRTHLQDAVPVRLGDEFQAYAQIISDHVRRIHQAASDLKTLGLGGSASGTGLNTHPQYCDRVAEKLSEITGFELTSASNLMAAMQSMAPFVNVSGAIRNLAQDTCKIANDLRLMDSGPKTGLREIMLPPVQPGSSIMPGKYNPVIAEMTNMVCYQVIGYDTAIAFAAQAGQLELNVMMPLIAYDLIHSIEILGQAIDTLATKCIRGITAVEDRCLAYAEGSLSLVTALNTHIGYLNAADVAKESLATGKSLRQVVLDKGLMTEEKLAEVLNLEQMSRPNG, via the coding sequence ATGACCAGAACCGAACGCGACTCCATGGGGGAAATGTCCCTGCCCGATGATGTTTACTATGGTATCCAAACCGTTAGGGCGATCGATAACTTTAAGATTAGTGGACTAAAGCCCCTCCCCACCTTTGTTGATGCTTGCTTATTGATCAAAAAAGCAACCGCATTAGTTAACGCTGAACTGGGTTGTATTCCTGTGGGGATGGGTATGGCGATCGCGGCAGCGGCGGATGAAATTTTAGATGGAGCTTTGCGCGATCAATTTGTGGTGGATGTGTACCAAGCGGGGGCTGGCACATCGCATCATATGAATATTAATGAGGTCTTAGCCAATCGTGCCCTTGAAATTTTGGGCGATGTCAAAGGCAATTACCAAAATGTGAACCCTAATGATCACGTTAATTATGGTCAGTCAACTAATGATGTGATCCCTACCGCGATTCGGATTGGGGCATTATTAGCGTTACATCACGTACTTTTTCCCGCTCTCGCTAATCTCAATGAGCAGTTACGCATTAAAGCGATCGCCTTTGCAGGGATCGTCAAATCGGGACGTACCCATTTACAGGATGCTGTTCCCGTCAGACTTGGCGATGAATTTCAAGCCTACGCCCAAATTATTAGTGATCATGTGAGACGGATTCACCAAGCGGCTAGTGATCTCAAAACCCTCGGTCTAGGCGGTAGTGCTTCAGGGACAGGGTTAAATACCCATCCTCAATATTGCGATCGCGTTGCCGAAAAGCTAAGCGAAATTACAGGCTTTGAGCTAACCTCTGCTAGCAACTTAATGGCAGCGATGCAAAGCATGGCTCCATTTGTAAATGTATCAGGTGCGATTCGCAACCTTGCCCAAGACACCTGCAAAATTGCTAACGATTTACGCTTGATGGATTCGGGGCCCAAAACAGGTTTGCGGGAAATCATGTTACCCCCAGTGCAGCCGGGGTCATCGATTATGCCTGGAAAATATAATCCTGTAATTGCCGAGATGACGAATATGGTTTGTTATCAGGTGATTGGTTATGACACAGCGATCGCCTTTGCTGCACAGGCTGGTCAATTGGAATTGAATGTGATGATGCCTTTGATTGCCTATGATTTGATTCATAGCATTGAGATTTTAGGACAGGCGATCGATACTTTGGCGACTAAGTGCATTAGAGGTATTACCGCAGTGGAAGATCGTTGTCTTGCCTATGCTGAAGGTAGTCTTTCCTTAGTAACAGCCTTGAATACTCATATTGGTTACCTAAACGCGGCAGATGTAGCGAAGGAATCGCTTGCTACAGGTAAGTCATTGCGTCAGGTCGTTCTCGATAAAGGCTTGATGACCGAAGAGAAATTAGCCGAAGTTCTCAATCTCGAACAAATGAGTCGTCCGAACGGTTAG
- the glmU gene encoding bifunctional UDP-N-acetylglucosamine diphosphorylase/glucosamine-1-phosphate N-acetyltransferase GlmU yields the protein MLAVAVLAAGKGTRMKSALPKVLQPLGGKSLVERVLNATDALQADRRIAIIGYCSDQVRAALADYPHLEFAEQAEQLGTGHAIQQLLEPLEGFEGELVVLTGDSPLMRTETIQALIDSHRQHKASATVLTALLPNPTGYGRVFCDRDMKIERIVEHRDCNPEQLLNQRVSTGVYCFDWQELAQALPKLTTNNAQKEYYLTEVFDYLKSVYASDLEDPDESLGINDRLQLAHAYDVLQKRAREKWMRAGVTMLLPETITIDDEVELAPNVIIEPHSHLRGNTKVGSGSIIGPSSLLSNSIIGENSTIQFSVIEDSQIADNCRIGPFARIRGESVVGEKCRIGNFVELKNAKVGDRTNAAHLSYLGDATLGKQVNIGAGTITANYDGFKKHQTIIGDRSKTGSNSVLVAPIQIGENVNIAAGSTLVQSVEDNSLAIARAKQVVKPDYYDQEGRKK from the coding sequence ATGTTAGCAGTAGCAGTATTGGCGGCGGGTAAGGGAACGCGGATGAAGTCAGCCTTGCCAAAAGTATTACAACCCCTTGGCGGTAAGTCACTAGTGGAGCGCGTTCTCAATGCGACTGATGCCCTTCAAGCCGATCGCCGTATTGCGATCATCGGATATTGCAGCGATCAAGTTCGCGCAGCCCTCGCCGACTATCCCCATTTAGAATTTGCCGAACAGGCGGAACAATTGGGAACGGGTCATGCGATTCAGCAATTATTAGAACCCCTAGAAGGTTTTGAAGGAGAACTCGTCGTTCTCACGGGAGACTCGCCATTAATGCGAACGGAAACCATCCAAGCATTAATCGATAGCCATCGTCAACATAAAGCTTCGGCAACCGTACTCACCGCACTTCTGCCCAATCCTACTGGCTATGGTCGCGTATTTTGCGATCGCGATATGAAGATCGAACGCATCGTCGAGCATCGTGACTGCAATCCCGAACAACTTCTCAATCAGCGAGTAAGTACAGGAGTCTATTGCTTTGATTGGCAAGAATTAGCTCAAGCTTTACCAAAACTCACCACTAATAATGCTCAAAAAGAATATTATCTAACGGAAGTATTTGATTACTTGAAATCGGTTTATGCCAGTGATTTAGAAGATCCCGATGAAAGCTTAGGCATTAACGATCGCCTCCAGTTAGCCCATGCCTATGATGTTCTGCAAAAGAGAGCTAGGGAAAAATGGATGCGGGCTGGTGTGACCATGTTACTTCCTGAAACGATTACCATTGATGATGAAGTGGAACTTGCTCCCAATGTGATTATCGAGCCACATTCCCATTTACGCGGTAATACTAAAGTTGGCTCAGGTTCAATTATTGGTCCTTCCAGTCTGCTCTCCAATAGCATTATTGGCGAAAATAGTACGATTCAATTCTCGGTAATCGAAGATAGTCAAATTGCCGATAACTGTCGGATTGGACCTTTTGCGCGGATTCGGGGCGAGTCGGTAGTGGGCGAAAAATGCCGCATTGGTAACTTTGTGGAACTAAAAAATGCCAAGGTCGGAGATCGCACCAATGCGGCTCACTTGAGCTATCTCGGTGATGCGACGCTCGGCAAGCAGGTAAACATTGGTGCTGGCACGATTACCGCCAATTATGATGGCTTCAAAAAGCATCAAACCATAATTGGCGATCGCAGCAAGACTGGTTCCAATTCTGTTTTAGTTGCGCCAATTCAAATTGGCGAGAATGTGAATATTGCTGCGGGTTCTACACTGGTGCAAAGTGTGGAAGATAATTCCTTGGCGATCGCAAGGGCTAAGCAAGTTGTGAAACCCGATTATTACGATCAAGAAGGTCGTAAGAAGTGA
- a CDS encoding CHAT domain-containing protein, which produces MNTIKILFLAADPTDAVRLRLGQELRDIREKLQLSKHRDSYSIESRESVRAGDISQAIFDIEPQIVHFSGHGTSAGELCFEDSQGKTKPIKPDALANLFKLLASQVRCVVLNACYSETQARSIAKHIPFVIGMNQAIGDNAAIAFSVGFYRALGAGRSVKDAYEFACVEIQLEGIPEYLTPILLEKEIIIKEDEIAHNKQNVPVSSTSFFSQRFSSSFPGVRGIQRFCSSSEAITRLSKLLEDPLKFNKHYCPVWWFRGDRNFQIESFEHLEDDIVLIDNQELKIKEVVAVNARSYYKCFVYIETYPMKPSGLYAWTEEKEIQDEIGRYGYCSEQFAVYQRKFLVNRSEYDDGAANIDGKIVDLDWKASELRTRYLSSYNLVVAAKENPLNTPSFDSSFEEIMNNILRGYASVEDLSEAILELPKREFN; this is translated from the coding sequence ATGAATACTATAAAAATCTTGTTTCTAGCAGCCGATCCTACTGATGCAGTCAGATTACGCTTAGGGCAAGAGTTGAGGGATATTCGTGAAAAATTACAACTCTCAAAACATCGAGATAGCTACTCCATAGAATCACGTGAATCTGTACGTGCTGGAGATATAAGTCAAGCTATTTTTGATATCGAGCCTCAAATTGTTCACTTTTCAGGACATGGTACTAGTGCTGGAGAACTTTGTTTTGAAGATAGTCAGGGGAAGACAAAACCAATAAAACCTGATGCACTTGCTAATCTATTTAAATTATTGGCTAGTCAAGTAAGGTGCGTAGTTTTAAATGCCTGTTATTCAGAGACTCAAGCAAGATCTATTGCCAAACATATTCCTTTCGTTATTGGTATGAATCAAGCTATTGGGGACAATGCTGCAATAGCATTTTCAGTAGGATTTTATAGAGCGCTAGGAGCAGGTCGTTCGGTTAAAGATGCTTATGAATTTGCTTGTGTGGAAATTCAGCTAGAAGGTATTCCTGAGTACTTGACACCCATTCTATTAGAAAAAGAAATAATAATAAAGGAAGATGAGATAGCACACAACAAACAAAATGTACCAGTTAGTAGCACTTCCTTTTTCTCGCAAAGATTTTCAAGTTCTTTTCCTGGCGTTAGAGGTATTCAAAGATTTTGTTCGTCTAGCGAAGCAATTACAAGGTTGAGTAAACTTCTAGAAGATCCTTTAAAATTTAATAAGCATTACTGTCCAGTATGGTGGTTTAGAGGTGATAGAAACTTTCAAATAGAATCTTTTGAACATCTAGAAGATGACATTGTTTTGATAGATAATCAAGAGTTGAAAATTAAGGAAGTTGTAGCGGTGAATGCCCGTAGTTATTATAAATGTTTTGTATACATTGAAACATATCCAATGAAACCTAGCGGTCTTTATGCTTGGACAGAAGAAAAGGAGATTCAGGATGAAATAGGAAGATATGGATACTGTTCTGAGCAATTTGCGGTTTATCAAAGAAAGTTTTTGGTTAATCGCTCTGAGTATGATGATGGTGCTGCTAATATTGATGGAAAAATTGTAGACTTAGATTGGAAAGCATCTGAGTTAAGAACTAGATACTTATCCTCCTATAATTTAGTTGTCGCAGCTAAAGAAAACCCTCTAAATACCCCCTCATTTGATAGCTCTTTTGAAGAGATTATGAATAATATTTTGAGAGGTTATGCAAGCGTAGAAGATTTAAGCGAGGCTATTCTTGAATTGCCAAAACGTGAATTTAATTAG
- a CDS encoding clan AA aspartic protease, protein MILGNVSLRCEAMLPLVVDNASGQQQIIETVIDTGFNGFLTLPSDIITQLDLSWNGSDTVTLGDGSETLFDIYSARIIWDGQFREIDVAESETEPLIGMGLLYGYKLQIEVVERGLVTIVALA, encoded by the coding sequence ATGATACTGGGAAATGTTAGCTTGAGATGCGAAGCGATGCTTCCACTAGTTGTCGATAATGCCAGCGGACAACAACAGATTATTGAGACAGTTATAGATACAGGATTTAATGGATTTTTGACCTTGCCATCAGATATCATCACTCAACTTGATTTGTCTTGGAATGGTTCAGATACTGTTACATTGGGGGATGGGAGTGAGACTCTATTTGATATCTATTCCGCAAGAATCATATGGGATGGGCAATTTCGTGAGATTGATGTTGCTGAATCAGAAACAGAACCTCTGATTGGTATGGGCTTGCTCTATGGATACAAATTACAAATAGAAGTAGTTGAAAGAGGCTTAGTTACAATTGTTGCATTAGCTTGA
- a CDS encoding acetate/propionate family kinase — protein MKILVLNAGSSSQKSCLYDLGNVLPDTPPEPIWEAMVDWTHHTGFAEIKVKTHQGKVLQEEIAATSRPKIIAHMLETLWNGETAVIKEPSDVDIIGHRVVHGGAEYRQSTMLNTEVKEAIAKLSVFAPVHNPANLEGIAATENVFGKIPQVAVFDTAFHAHLSPAAYTYAIPSKYAEQGIRRYGFHGISHQYCRDRAAQILNRPVNDLRLITCHLGNGCSLAAIRDGHSIDTTMGFTPLEGLVMGSRSGSIDAGILIHLLRQPNMDVEKLDRLLNRESGLLGISGISADLRPILKAIAEGNSQAQIAFDVYVHSLRSHIGAMLASLGGLDALVFTAGVGENAPDIRAATCAGFEFLDLKLDLEKNNQRAIDVDIASPDSAVRVLVIHTQEDWEIARECWNIRN, from the coding sequence ATGAAAATATTAGTTCTCAATGCAGGATCGAGTAGCCAAAAAAGTTGTTTGTATGATTTAGGGAATGTATTGCCTGACACACCACCTGAACCGATTTGGGAAGCGATGGTAGACTGGACGCACCATACGGGATTTGCCGAAATCAAAGTTAAAACCCATCAGGGCAAAGTTCTTCAAGAAGAAATTGCTGCAACCTCACGCCCAAAGATTATCGCGCATATGTTAGAGACTTTGTGGAATGGAGAAACCGCAGTCATCAAAGAGCCTTCAGATGTAGATATCATCGGGCATCGAGTGGTGCATGGCGGAGCAGAATATCGCCAAAGTACCATGCTTAATACAGAAGTCAAAGAGGCGATCGCGAAACTCTCAGTCTTTGCCCCTGTCCATAATCCTGCGAATTTAGAAGGTATTGCCGCAACGGAAAATGTATTTGGGAAGATTCCCCAAGTTGCTGTATTTGATACTGCCTTTCACGCTCATTTATCACCTGCCGCCTACACCTACGCAATTCCCAGTAAATATGCAGAGCAAGGAATTCGGCGTTATGGCTTTCATGGGATCAGCCACCAATATTGTCGCGATCGCGCCGCCCAAATTCTCAATCGCCCAGTTAACGATTTACGCTTGATTACCTGTCATTTAGGAAATGGATGTTCCTTAGCCGCGATTCGTGACGGTCATAGTATTGATACAACTATGGGATTTACACCGCTCGAAGGTTTAGTCATGGGTAGCCGTTCTGGTTCCATTGATGCAGGGATTCTCATCCATTTACTGCGTCAACCAAATATGGATGTGGAGAAACTCGATCGCCTACTCAATCGCGAATCTGGGCTATTAGGCATCTCAGGAATTTCTGCGGATTTACGCCCAATTCTCAAAGCGATCGCGGAGGGTAACTCACAAGCGCAGATTGCATTTGATGTTTATGTGCATAGTTTGCGATCGCATATTGGTGCAATGCTAGCTAGTCTTGGCGGCTTAGATGCCCTAGTCTTCACCGCAGGTGTTGGCGAAAATGCTCCAGACATTAGAGCCGCCACCTGTGCAGGTTTTGAGTTTTTAGATCTCAAACTGGATCTAGAGAAAAATAACCAACGGGCGATCGATGTTGATATTGCATCTCCCGATTCTGCCGTGCGAGTTTTAGTGATTCATACCCAAGAAGATTGGGAAATTGCTAGAGAATGTTGGAATATTCGGAATTGA
- a CDS encoding HAD-IB family phosphatase: protein MTRIVFCDFDGTITAVETFVAILKEFAPDVSQQLLPQIYDQTLTLREGVRQILESIPSRLYPEILEFTRSQPMRAGFIELLDFLDVEKVPLIVVSGGLQGMVEVVLGDLKQRVHAIHAIAIDPSQEYLQLHSDYEYGTELVAKVKVIEAYGATEAIAIGDSITDLNMALYAPTVFARDRLAVYLDQHQKAYIPWNDFFDVRDYLKASWK, encoded by the coding sequence ATGACTCGCATAGTATTCTGTGATTTCGATGGCACAATTACGGCAGTGGAAACTTTTGTCGCGATCTTGAAAGAATTTGCCCCAGATGTTTCGCAGCAGCTACTACCACAAATTTATGATCAGACCTTAACGCTGCGGGAAGGAGTACGCCAAATTCTTGAATCTATTCCTTCGAGACTCTATCCTGAAATTCTCGAATTTACGCGATCGCAACCGATGCGAGCTGGCTTTATCGAACTGCTCGATTTTCTGGATGTCGAAAAAGTGCCTTTGATCGTCGTTTCGGGCGGATTGCAAGGCATGGTGGAAGTAGTCCTAGGAGATCTAAAACAACGTGTTCATGCCATCCATGCGATCGCCATTGATCCTAGTCAGGAATATTTACAACTTCATTCCGACTATGAATATGGGACAGAACTAGTTGCTAAGGTAAAGGTGATCGAGGCATATGGAGCAACGGAAGCGATCGCCATTGGTGACTCGATTACGGATTTGAATATGGCGCTCTACGCCCCGACGGTATTTGCTCGCGATCGCCTTGCGGTTTATCTTGATCAACACCAAAAAGCCTATATTCCTTGGAATGATTTCTTTGATGTGCGTGATTATTTAAAAGCATCATGGAAATAG